The following DNA comes from Desulfuromonas acetexigens.
GCGCTGTTACGCTTGCCGGTGATCTGGATGGGTTCGTGCGATTCGGCTACGTCATCGAGGAGTTTGTAGAGAAGTTTTCTCGCTTCGGTCGCTGTGATCGTGGGCATGGCTGCCTCCTTTGCGTACGTAAAATCGTACGTTAGTCGCGGGGCATTGTCAACCAGCAAACAGCAACGCCGCCCAGGGGCTTAAAGCCCTGAAGCGGCGTTTTGGCGATCCTTGGACGACTGGGTTGGGACCAGGGGTCATTCACGCGGCTCGTCCCATTTCCTCCCGGATGACCTTTCGCAGCAACTCTTCGAGGGTGTCGGTGTCCTTGGCAAGATACCCCTTGAGGGCGTCATTGATCATGGTCTGATACCCTTTTCCGGCGAATTCGGCCCGCGCGCGGAACTCTTCAATCACGCTGTCGTCCAGATAAATGGTGATTCTGGTTTTCACGGATTGCGGGACCACAGCGCCGCGTTTTGCTTTTGACAACCTTTCTTTGGCCCTTGCTTGCGCGATGCGGTGAAATCAGTCTCTCCGCTCGGGGGCATACAAACTGTTTTTTCAAGGTGGTAAATAATAGCTTGTCATGGGCGTTAATCTTTATGCTATAGTCCAAAAACATCATAATCGAAAAAGTGGAAGACGGTGTGAATCCGTCACGGTGCCGCCACTGTGATCATCGTTCCTTTGGACGATGAAAGTCAGATACGCTATCGATTAGTCGGTTCATAGTACCTTCGCGCATTGAGGTGCTAGATCATTTGTGAGTGGATAAAAAACGGTATCCCCGCAGCCCCCAAAAGGTTGCGGGGATTTTTGTTTTTGGGGGGACAATGCCAAGGAAGCTGACCCTGATTAGACATGCTGGACTTCAAAACGCTCTGGACGGCTGTTACGTGGGACGTCTTGATGTGTCTCTCAGCGAGTCGGGCAAACAACATGCTGAACACCTGACTGATCGCTTACCGCTGGCCGAAATCGACGCCCTTTGGTGCAGTCCGGCCCGCAGGGCAAGAGAGACGGCAAAGCCTTTGAGTGAAAGACTGAAACTTGACAGCCTGATTGTGGATGATCTGAACGAAGTCAACTTCGGCCGTTGGGAAGGGCTGACCTTCGAACAGATTAGGGCCACTGATCCTAATCTAGTCAATGATTGGGCTGAACTCAAAGAGGGGTTTTGCTTCCCCGAAGGTGAGTCGCACAGTGACTTCCAAAGGCGAATCAACACGCTTGCGCAAGCTATAGCAATGTGTCACCACAACCATCTTGCGCTGGTAACGCACGGAGGTGTGATTTGCCATTTGCTATGTGAACTTATGGGCTGGCCAGCAAAAGATTATCTTAAAATCAACATACAACGTGGTGGTTTTGCGACTCTCGATCTCTACGCTGAGGGTGCGGTGCTGACGGGGCTTTACAATGACTGAATCGGCGAACAGCCGGCTGATCTATATCAGTGGTGGCAGCCGTAGCGGTAAAAGCCGTTACGCTGAGTTGCGTGCAGTCCAACTGCCTGGACCTCGCACTTATATCGCAACATGCCCAGCAATCGATGATGAGATGGATGAGCGCATTGCCCGTCATCGTCGCCAAAGGGAGAAATACGACTGGTTGACCCTGGAAGAGCCCCTGGAATTGGCTCGGGTGCTTGGTGAATGCCGGGACAGTTCGGTGGTACTGGTCGACTGCCTGACTCTTTGGATTAATAATCTTCTCTATCGGGCGCAGCAGAGCAACAAGAAGATCACCGAAAAAGATATCGCGACTTTGTGCACCGAGGTTGCTGTGGCGGCCAGCCAAGGTGAGCGCACCGTCATATTTGTGACAAATGAGTTGGGAATGGGGCTTGTTCCCGCTGATCCTGTATCCCGGCTCTATCGCGACCTTGTAGGACGTTGTAATCAAACGATTGTGGCTCTTGCCGATGAGGCGGTGTTCATTGTATCTGGCTGCCCGATATTTCTCAAAGGAGATGTAAAGTAATGACCTTGCACGAGAGCTCTCTTCTGACCCGTACCCTTGCGGCCATTGCTCCAGCCAACCATGGAGCACGTGCGAAGGCCAAGGAACGTCTTGACCAACTGGCTATCCCACATTGGGCCTTGGGCCGATTGATGGATTTGGCCCTCGACCTCGCAGCAATTACCGGTAGCCTGCACCCTACCGTCAATCGAAAGTCGATTGTTGTCATGGCGGGGGACCACGGCATCGTAGCCGCTGGTGTCAGCAAATTCCCACAAGCAGTGACACTGGAAATGGTCCGTAATTTTGTCATTGAAGCGGCCAGCATCAACGCTCTGGCGCGTCAGGTTGGCGCCAAGGTGACGGTAGTCGATACCGGAGTTGCCGGTGATCTAAGCGAATTGGCCGCTTGCGGCAAGATTGTCGATAAGAAGATCGCACCGGGTACGGCAAACTTTGCCGAAGGACCGGCTATGACACGCGAGCAGGCAGTGCGAGCGATTGAGGCCGGGATTGAGGTCGCTCAATCTCTGGGGGATCAAACGGATATATTCGGTACCGGCGATATGGGGATTGGCAACACCAGCCCGTCAAGTGCCATTATCGCGGTGATCTGCAAGTATTCGGTTGCTGACGTTACTGGGCGTGGCACGGGTCTTGACGACGACGCACTGGCCAACAAGATCGTTATTTTAGAAAAGGCATTGAAGCTTAATCAGCCGAATCCGCAAGACGGTCTCGATGTCCTGGCCAAGGTTGGAGGTTTTGAGATCGGCGCCATAGCCGGTCTGATCCTTGGCGCGGCGGCGCAAAAGAAGCCAGTGGTGATAGACGGTATCATTTCTTCGGCCGGAGCGTTGCTCGCCCACAGCCTGGCCTCTCAATGTAAAGATTACATGATCGC
Coding sequences within:
- a CDS encoding BrnA antitoxin family protein, with product MAQARAKERLSKAKRGAVVPQSVKTRITIYLDDSVIEEFRARAEFAGKGYQTMINDALKGYLAKDTDTLEELLRKVIREEMGRAA
- a CDS encoding histidine phosphatase family protein, coding for MPRKLTLIRHAGLQNALDGCYVGRLDVSLSESGKQHAEHLTDRLPLAEIDALWCSPARRARETAKPLSERLKLDSLIVDDLNEVNFGRWEGLTFEQIRATDPNLVNDWAELKEGFCFPEGESHSDFQRRINTLAQAIAMCHHNHLALVTHGGVICHLLCELMGWPAKDYLKINIQRGGFATLDLYAEGAVLTGLYND
- the cobU gene encoding bifunctional adenosylcobinamide kinase/adenosylcobinamide-phosphate guanylyltransferase, producing MTESANSRLIYISGGSRSGKSRYAELRAVQLPGPRTYIATCPAIDDEMDERIARHRRQREKYDWLTLEEPLELARVLGECRDSSVVLVDCLTLWINNLLYRAQQSNKKITEKDIATLCTEVAVAASQGERTVIFVTNELGMGLVPADPVSRLYRDLVGRCNQTIVALADEAVFIVSGCPIFLKGDVK
- the cobT gene encoding nicotinate-nucleotide--dimethylbenzimidazole phosphoribosyltransferase is translated as MTLHESSLLTRTLAAIAPANHGARAKAKERLDQLAIPHWALGRLMDLALDLAAITGSLHPTVNRKSIVVMAGDHGIVAAGVSKFPQAVTLEMVRNFVIEAASINALARQVGAKVTVVDTGVAGDLSELAACGKIVDKKIAPGTANFAEGPAMTREQAVRAIEAGIEVAQSLGDQTDIFGTGDMGIGNTSPSSAIIAVICKYSVADVTGRGTGLDDDALANKIVILEKALKLNQPNPQDGLDVLAKVGGFEIGAIAGLILGAAAQKKPVVIDGIISSAGALLAHSLASQCKDYMIAGHRSAEQGHKIALDFLDKKPLLDLDLRLGEGTGGAVAMNLVEAAVAILTEVATFEEAAVSQSS